The proteins below come from a single Felis catus isolate Fca126 chromosome A1, F.catus_Fca126_mat1.0, whole genome shotgun sequence genomic window:
- the GJA3 gene encoding gap junction alpha-3 protein: MGDWSFLGRLLENAQEHSTVIGKVWLTVLFIFRILVLGAAAEEVWGDEQSDFTCNTQQPGCENVCYDKAFPISHIRFWVLQIIFVSTPTLIYLGHVLHIVRMEEKKKEREEELLKADGPHPGPAARCGPGGHGQKDRPPVRDDRGRIRIAGALLRTYVFNIIFKTLFEVGFIAGQYFLYGFELKPLYRCDRWPCPNTVDCFISRPTEKTIFIIFMLAVACVSLLLNMLEIYHLGWKKLKQGMTNHYRSDSPESRLGAAKPGGASPLPLPSPSALPTVTIGFPPYYTHSASSLGPATAAGYPGAPPPATDLGTAAPSEAREKARPARFHNGNHHLLAAEQNWANQETEQQAAGRKASPPVSASASLSPAGSTGQLAQDAGAGGSAPGPLADGTGSSLGDDGKSAGTPDLDGEQAGSPEVEMLAPPLPPADPGRSSKASKSSGGRARPNDLAI; the protein is encoded by the coding sequence ATGGGCGACTGGAGCTTTCTGGGGAGACTATTAGAGAACGCGCAGGAGCACTCCACGGTCATTGGCAAGGTTTGGCTGACGGTCCTGTTCATCTTCAGGATCCTGGTGCTGGGCGCCGCGGCCGAGGAGGTCTGGGGGGACGAGCAGTCGGACTTCACGTGTAACACGCAGCAGCCCGGCTGCGAGAACGTCTGCTACGACAAGGCCTTCCCCATCTCCCACATCCGCTTCTGGGTGCTGCAGATCATCTTCGTGTCCACGCCCACGCTCATCTACCTGGGCCACGTGCTGCACATCGTGCGcatggaagagaagaagaaggagcgCGAGGAGGAGCTGCTGAAGGCCGACGGCCCGCACCCCGGGCCGGCCGCGCGCTGCGGGCCCGGCGGCCACGGCCAGAAGGACCGGCCGCCGGTGCGCGATGACCGGGGCCGGATCCGCATCGCCGGCGCCCTGCTGCGGACCTATGTCTTCAACATCATCTTTAAGACGCTCTTTGAAGTGGGCTTCATCGCCGGCCAGTACTTTCTGTACGGCTTCGAGCTGAAGCCCCTCTACCGCTGTGACCGGTGGCCCTGCCCCAACACGGTGGACTGCTTCATCTCCAGGCCCACGGAGAAGACCATATTCATCATCTTCATGCTGGCAGTGGCCTGCGTGTCGCTGCTACTCAACATGCTGGAGATCTACCACCTGGGCTGGAAGAAGCTCAAACAGGGGATGACCAACCACTACCGCTCAGACTCCCCCGAATCCAGGCTGGGGGCCGCAAAGCCTGGCGGCGCGAGCCCGCTGCCGCTCCCCTCCCCGTCCGCCCTGCCCACGGTCACCATCGGATTCCCGCCTTACTACACCCACTCCGCCTCTTCCCTGGGACCGGCCACCGCCGCGGGCTACCCCGGGGCCCCTCCGCCGGCGACCGACCTCGGCACGGCCGCCCCGTCTGAGGCGCGCGAGAAGGCTCGCCCTGCCAGATTCCACAACGGCAACCACCACCTGCTAGCGGCAGAGCAGAACTGGGCCAACCAGGAGACCGAGCAGCAGGCGGCCGGGAGAAAGGCCTCGCCGCCCGTGTCCGCTTCTGCCTCCCTGAGCCCGGCGGGCAGCACCGGGCAGCTGGCTCAGGACGCAGGCGCGGGCGGCAGCGCCCCCGGCCCGTTGGCGGACGGGACCGGCAGCAGCCTGGGCGACGACGGCAAATCGGCGGGGACCCCCGACCTGGACGGGGAGCAGGCGGGGAGCCCCGAGGTGGAGATGCTCGCGCCTCCTCTGCCCCCCGCAGACCCCGGGCGGTCGAGCAAGGCCAGTAAGTCCAGCGGCGGCCGGGCCAGACCGAATGACTTGGCCATCTAG